The genomic region gaggtctgatgttaggatctgatatggaggtctgatgtaAGGATCTGATATGAAGGTCTGATGTGaagatctgatatggaggtctgatgtaaggatctgatatggaggtctgatgtaaggatctgatatggaggtctgatgtaAGGatttgatatggaggtctgatgtaaggatctgatatggggtctgatgtaaggatctgatatggaggtctgatgtaAGGATCTGATATTTAGGTCTGATGTtaggatctgatatggaggtctgatgtaaggatctgatatggaggtctgatgtgaagatctgatatggtggtctgatgtaaggatctgatatggaggtctgatgtaatgatctgatatggaggtctgatgtaaggatctgatatggaggtctgatgtaaggatctgatatggaggtttGATGTGAGAATCTGATATGGGTTCTGATGTGAGGATCTATATGGGGGGTCTGATGTTAAGGTCTGTCCTGAGGATCTGGTATGGAGGACTCACCTGAGGATCtggtatggaggtctgatctgaggatctgatatggaggtctgatctgaggatgtggtgatgaggtctgatctgaggatctgatatggaggtctgatctgaggatctgatatggaggtctgatctgaggatctgatatggaggtctaatctgatgaaaaatatgttttttttcttattttgttcTAAAGCCTAGGATCATCTtacaaagtgaaaaatatggtagataGATTGAAAAAAGCTACAGGTGTAGCATAAAAGTTACACTTTTTGGATACAGGGGAATAAATCTACACTTTTTTTTCACGTCCCTGGAGTGCTGTCATCCCTTCTACATGCTATTTGGGACTATTTGATCAAGGTCTGGACTGAGTGCATTATACTTTGAATACTTTGCCTAATGCTGCTATCTCCTTCTTTTGTTTAGATCTAGATAGATAGAGTGGGTGGTGGAGCTTCTGTAGAGGACCCGGTGTGCATTCCTCTTGTGCCCACCCTATAATCCAGTCCTGTACATGCATACAAttcacatatataatatacagaaagGAATAGATTTTATCCCATAAGTGAAGCATTGGAGGAATTCATTGCGACCCTAACAGCTTCCCATTTTAACAAATTCCACTGGTTTCCGGTTCCTGCAGGTTAAGCATATCGCCCCTTTTTGGACTTTTGCTTCCCCGTAGCTGCAAGTCGTGTTCGCGTTCTGTTGCTTTTCGCAGGTGCTGACAGTGAATTCTTTGCTTCTGCTGATATTTTTCGCTCCGGTGATATATTGGCACACTTTCTCCAGGATACTGGCATTGGTGTGGATAAAGCTATGCGCCTCCTTGCATTCTCCTGCCATGACAACATCACAGTTGACAACCATGGAGCTGGTGATGTGGTTTTCCTTGAAGGCTACCCATTTTTCACCAGCAGACAAGTTCAGGTTTGGTAGGCTGAGGAGGAACCCAACTAACAGAAGCATTGGAGATGTAGATGACATTTCTGGTGATGAGGTCTGAGGAGGAACATACATGGTGGTTATTATACGGATATCATCCACTATATTAATTCATCCATTACACTGTTGCAACAGGGTCCAAAATGTTTTTGCAGTCCTGAACTTTTCCACCCCATCCACAATAATGAGATTTACTCGTATACtctttggggggaatttatcatagacCAGATCTTTATAAATTATGCTCTTCTCCTGAAATCTATACTAGCCCCTAGCTGGCAGAGATTTCAGAAAACATAATAGAAGATAAAAATGGCGGGCCCATcgtctagtacatgacaatctaattcataacaaagctggaaccagccctgtacctcacatgggtccagagatttaCCCATTCATTACTTCAGTagttctgctagattatcttcagcctggcagctcagagagtgtagctctttccctgtaactgccacagcttctaacaagaTATAGcaggtgacagttgaagatttaaactgagcatgtgcaaccacttcagtgaggtggacaaaaaAGGaatagaacaaacagcaggtggcgctatacaatacagatacattttattgaatagctcagtggctatgctacatttttaattacatgcaatcataaaagtattcagatccaggtactcattttgaaaaatgtagaatgtgtTTCGTGGCACAACCGCTTTAAGTAATGTCAGTTATGGTTCATGGTCATAGCAGCATAAACAGATTGCTATGCTGTTATGGGCTTGTAATTCCTGTCACATGACAGAATATTATCAGCCACATAGTAGTACACCACTTATAGAATAGCGATAATAAGGGCCCACATAGTAGTACCAGCCACATACTAGTACTGTctcggtccctcccatgacagaggtgagaagatctgagagactggcggcacgtgagggtaacaggtgcagcttgtggtcattactgagggtctatttagttctgactcacactgcttaccatgcggttgatatttcctgctggagttgtttgagctggtgtgttgttcctttggatctcctgctcctccattctgctttaagctaagtgcaCTTTGTTTagcattttgttgttcgcttgtgtttgttgttttctaggcctcagggagacgctggtttcaGGAAccaggaaccagtagtctcattccctgccaccactcctaggaatttccagggtctccagggctaaggttatggtgtatgagtatttccaccttcagagtctactcatattggcaggagtcagggagatgtctagggattcctaggaggtcaccatccctctcctttagctttgaggcctagactccagGCTATTTCCTTCTTTGGgttatctggtgttttcccctccccattacctGTGACAAGTATCCATAGACCAGCCACAGGATATGGACCACAAAGGCTCAAAGAATAGCACCGGTACATAGTAGTACCCATAGACCAGCCACAGGTTAGTGGTGATAACGGGCCATAGAGTAGTACCAGCCACATACTAGTACCCATAGACCAGCCACAGAATACTGACCACAAAAGCCCACAGAGTAGTACCAGCACATAGTGGTACCCATAGACGAGCCACCGGTTAGTGGTCAAAAGGAACCACAGGGAAGAACTAGCCACATAGTAGTGCCCATAGACAAGTCACAAGATAGAGACTGTAATAGCCTATACACTAGTACCAGCCACATAGTAGTACCCATACACCACTTAAAGGATAGCGATAATAAGGGTCCACATAGTAGTACCAGCCACATACTAGTACCCATGGACCAGCCACAAGTTAGTGGTGATAAGGGGCCACAGGGTAGTACCAGCCACATCCACCCATGTAATAGAGATAATAAGGGCCCACTTGCTAGTACCCATAGACCAGCCACAGGATACGGACCACAAAAGCTCACAGAGTAGTACCATCACATAATGGTACCCATAGACCAGCCGCCAGTTAGTGGTCATAAGGGGCCACAGGGCAGTACCAGCCACATAGTGGTGCCCATAGACCAGTCACAAGATAGAGACTATAATAGCCTACAGAATAGTATCAGCCACATAGTAGTACCCATAGACCAGCTACAAGTTAGTGACCATAAGAGTTCCCAGATTAGTACCAACACTTTGCAGTGCTCATAGATTAGTCACAGAGGATAGTAGTATACATAGTATAGTATATACATAGACTGCATAGTAGTATGCATAGACATGCCACAGTATAGAGATCATAAGGCCCCACAGAGTTTTACCAGCCACATAGTAGTACCCATAGACCAGCCACAGGATGTGGATGGTAAGGATCCACAGAGTAGTAGCAGCCACATAATAATAAGTTTATATAGCACTGCCAGCTATTGTAGTGCCCATACCATCATTACCTGTTCCTTGCGTTCTCCTCTGCCGACAGCCCAGAAGCTACATGGAAGCAGTCACATCATTACACATAGCCACTGTCTGTGGATTTGCTTTGTTTGCAGTAGATCCAGCATTGACTATAACTCAGAATAAGGATATTTATCTTTTATTTCCTAAAGGAATTATAGATCTTAAAGTCAAAGGATGTCAGGTTTGTAATCTAAGGGAATTATTTGCAGAACGGAGACATTAGTTTTATGACACTGAACATAGCAGGGAACCGGCCTATTCATTCATGGGGATGTTACTCTTCTATTATGTTCTCTTGAGAGCTTTAGAGCCTCCACCTGGCACTTACTCTGTGTTATAGCTATATATAGCTTCTCCATAGACTCCAGTAGAcaaggttaaagggtttgtctctcttcagcaaacagcatttatcatgtagaggaggtTAATAAAAGGCTTTTACTAATGTTtt from Bufo gargarizans isolate SCDJY-AF-19 chromosome 9, ASM1485885v1, whole genome shotgun sequence harbors:
- the LOC122946642 gene encoding protein P-30-like, translated to MYVPPQTSSPEMSSTSPMLLLVGFLLSLPNLNLSAGEKWVAFKENHITSSMVVNCDVVMAGECKEAHSFIHTNASILEKVCQYITGAKNISRSKEFTVSTCEKQQNANTTCSYGEAKVQKGAICLTCRNRKPVEFVKMGSC